A genomic segment from Rickettsiella endosymbiont of Miltochrista miniata encodes:
- a CDS encoding type IV secretion protein IcmB — MAKFLDSFLDGIDSFLAWLSTSLKQTVESYCDLETADSPSVLVAHDGSLISVIQIVGVTQLIGTTEFQRLHEGLTQTLQTALSRSGHALQVVFQYDRQAVPELLKEILEPGKQTSQRLNLDLSDLFAERTNFLAKHCASESVYFVCWTRPASLTTEQYQRSTKDKLKFIREKKIPPSTLTQNVIAAIPDLRDTHDAFIRSIRHDLADLNIAANLLEVHDALHAIRSVADPAFTDKNWRAALPGDKISLKEYDRSRNTISDVLWPSLARQVLPRDAENLDLRTVRFGDKIYSCVFIDLLPKEIKTFNSLLQRTLSARIPWRISFFIESDGLRSIKLRSVLASILSFSSAQNRLLSDANNLLQYVSINTDDAVVRLRVAACTWAPEGQIGLLRTRAAELAKAIEGWGSCDVSEVSGDPFGGLASTLLGISAESVATPTILPFSQVVYMLPITRPASPWKTGAQLFRSPDGKPWPFQPGSSEQTTWIDLIYARPGSGKSVLSNTLNLALCLAGGLQRLPRIAIIDIGPSSSGLISLLREALPIANRHWVAYHRLRMTADYSINPFDTQLGCRYPTPQERSFLVNFLTLLTTPLGAVKPYDGISDMAGLVIDELYKNLSDEGMPYPYTAGIEPLVDGILEEMGFIPDQRTTWWEVTDALFISGFPHEAMLAQRYAMPLLADAAAICRTPIIEDLYGKITAPTGESLINAFARMISGAIREYPILSRVTRFDLGEARIVSLDLDEVAKSGGDASDRQTAVMYMLARYVLARHYYLSEENLSDIASQYRDYHKQRIAELREDPKRIVFDEFHRTSKAKAVRDQVIVDMREGRKWNVQIALLSQSLDDFDEVMVEFATSIYIMDAGPAQAVEKSVETFGLSPTAKVALRTRVHGPREGGATFLAQFATKTGMNTQLLTLTLGPIELWAFSTTVEDVSLRNRLYHQLGPVEARRVLARLFPNGSIKKLVERRLAGIKEEHGVITEDSSLGIIEQIAEEILVNYRKDPELSSQTVS; from the coding sequence ATGGCTAAATTTCTAGATTCATTTTTAGATGGAATAGATTCCTTCCTGGCCTGGTTGAGTACCTCACTTAAGCAGACGGTGGAATCCTATTGCGATTTAGAAACCGCCGATAGTCCTAGCGTACTTGTTGCCCATGATGGCTCACTTATTTCAGTCATCCAGATTGTAGGCGTGACGCAACTCATAGGAACGACTGAATTTCAGCGATTGCACGAAGGATTAACGCAGACCTTGCAAACCGCACTTTCACGTTCAGGTCATGCGCTGCAAGTGGTATTTCAATATGATAGACAGGCGGTTCCCGAACTATTAAAAGAAATTTTAGAGCCAGGCAAACAAACCAGTCAACGTTTAAATTTAGATTTAAGTGATTTATTTGCAGAGCGAACTAATTTTCTGGCGAAACATTGTGCCTCTGAAAGTGTTTATTTTGTTTGTTGGACGCGTCCTGCGAGCTTAACCACCGAACAATATCAGCGTTCAACCAAAGATAAACTAAAATTTATTCGCGAAAAAAAAATTCCTCCTTCTACATTGACACAAAATGTCATTGCGGCTATTCCTGATTTACGCGATACACACGATGCATTTATTCGTTCGATACGCCATGATTTGGCGGATTTAAATATTGCTGCCAATTTATTAGAAGTACATGATGCTTTGCATGCGATACGTTCGGTGGCTGATCCTGCTTTTACCGATAAAAATTGGCGCGCGGCATTGCCCGGCGATAAAATTTCGTTGAAAGAATATGATCGCTCGCGCAATACCATCTCCGATGTGTTATGGCCTTCACTGGCGCGCCAAGTGCTACCACGTGATGCCGAGAATTTAGATTTAAGAACCGTGCGCTTTGGCGATAAAATTTATTCTTGTGTTTTTATTGATCTGTTGCCGAAAGAAATAAAAACCTTTAACTCCTTACTACAACGTACTTTATCCGCAAGAATTCCATGGCGCATCTCATTTTTTATAGAAAGTGATGGTTTACGTTCTATTAAATTACGATCGGTATTGGCTTCTATCTTGAGTTTCTCATCGGCACAAAATCGCTTACTAAGTGATGCGAATAATTTATTACAATACGTCTCTATTAATACTGATGATGCCGTGGTGAGATTGCGTGTAGCGGCATGTACTTGGGCGCCCGAGGGGCAAATAGGTTTATTACGCACACGCGCAGCAGAGTTGGCGAAAGCCATCGAAGGCTGGGGTTCTTGTGATGTCTCTGAAGTTTCCGGCGATCCATTTGGCGGTCTCGCTTCAACGCTGTTAGGTATTTCAGCAGAAAGTGTTGCGACACCGACGATACTGCCTTTTTCGCAGGTCGTTTATATGTTACCGATTACGCGACCGGCATCGCCCTGGAAAACCGGTGCCCAATTATTTCGTAGTCCTGATGGTAAACCGTGGCCATTTCAACCGGGTTCTAGCGAACAGACCACCTGGATCGATCTGATTTACGCACGTCCAGGTTCAGGAAAATCGGTATTATCCAATACGTTAAATTTAGCGCTGTGTTTAGCAGGTGGTTTACAACGTTTACCCCGTATTGCGATTATTGATATTGGACCTTCAAGCAGTGGTTTAATTTCTTTATTGCGAGAGGCGTTACCGATAGCGAATCGGCATTGGGTGGCGTATCACCGTTTGCGCATGACAGCGGATTATTCGATTAATCCATTTGATACGCAATTGGGTTGTCGTTACCCGACACCACAAGAACGTAGTTTTTTAGTTAATTTTTTAACATTATTAACCACGCCGTTAGGTGCGGTGAAACCTTACGATGGTATTTCCGATATGGCCGGTTTGGTCATCGACGAGCTTTATAAAAATCTATCCGATGAAGGCATGCCTTATCCTTACACAGCGGGTATTGAACCTTTGGTTGATGGAATTTTAGAGGAAATGGGTTTTATTCCTGATCAGCGTACCACTTGGTGGGAAGTCACCGACGCCTTATTTATTTCTGGATTTCCACATGAAGCGATGTTGGCACAACGCTATGCCATGCCTTTGCTCGCTGATGCAGCTGCCATTTGTCGTACACCTATCATTGAAGATCTGTATGGAAAGATTACCGCGCCGACCGGCGAAAGTTTAATTAATGCATTTGCACGTATGATTTCTGGCGCCATACGCGAATATCCGATTCTATCGCGCGTGACGCGTTTTGATTTGGGCGAAGCTAGAATAGTCTCATTAGATTTAGATGAAGTCGCAAAAAGCGGTGGCGATGCTTCTGATAGACAAACCGCTGTCATGTATATGTTGGCACGTTATGTACTTGCGCGACACTATTATTTGAGTGAAGAAAACTTAAGTGATATTGCTAGCCAATATCGTGATTATCACAAACAACGTATTGCCGAGTTGCGTGAAGATCCTAAACGTATTGTATTTGATGAATTTCATCGTACCTCAAAAGCAAAAGCAGTTCGCGATCAAGTGATCGTGGATATGCGTGAAGGTCGAAAGTGGAATGTTCAAATTGCGTTACTCTCTCAATCCTTAGATGATTTTGATGAAGTGATGGTTGAGTTCGCTACCTCGATTTATATTATGGATGCAGGTCCTGCGCAAGCAGTGGAAAAATCCGTAGAAACCTTCGGTTTATCACCCACCGCTAAAGTTGCATTGCGCACGCGTGTGCACGGTCCACGTGAAGGCGGTGCGACCTTTCTTGCGCAATTTGCTACGAAAACAGGTATGAATACGCAATTGTTGACCTTAACCTTAGGCCCTATCGAATTATGGGCGTTTAGTACCACCGTAGAAGATGTGAGTTTACGTAACCGACTGTATCATCAACTAGGACCGGTAGAAGCGCGACGCGTATTAGCGCGCCTATTTCCAAACGGTAGTATTAAAAAACTGGTAGAAAGACGGTTAGCCGGCATAAAAGAAGAGCATGGCGTCATTACAGAAGATTCTAGCTTAGGAATCATTGAACAAATTGCTGAGGAAATTTTAGTTAATTATCGCAAGGATCCAGAGTTATCGTCACAGACGGTTAGTTAA
- a CDS encoding BolA family protein — MKNNFALDTAATIQKKLYQSLAPTFLEVIDEGDQHIGHAEEGAGHFAVRVSSPLFKNKPLVESHRLIYAALGDTMGNEIHALRIEIIP, encoded by the coding sequence ATGAAAAATAATTTTGCACTCGATACCGCCGCTACGATTCAGAAAAAACTCTATCAGTCACTCGCGCCGACATTTTTAGAAGTCATTGATGAGGGTGATCAACATATAGGTCATGCAGAAGAAGGCGCGGGTCATTTTGCCGTACGGGTCTCCTCGCCCTTATTTAAAAATAAACCTTTGGTTGAATCCCATCGGCTTATTTATGCTGCGCTTGGAGATACGATGGGTAATGAAATTCATGCCTTAAGAATAGAAATCATTCCATAG
- a CDS encoding septation protein A produces the protein MRLLVDFLPIVVFFIAYKLFGIYVATAAAIIISLLQVIIYWIKHRTVPSIQLISLVLILFFGGGTLLLHNELFIKWKPTALYWLLACGALVTQYFGKKPLIQHLLETNIVLPAHLWSSLNRNWIIFFTLMGGINLWVAYTFDTNTWVNFKLFGLLGITFIFILVQAIYLARYIRSDEKT, from the coding sequence ATGCGCTTACTCGTCGATTTTCTGCCTATAGTTGTCTTTTTTATTGCTTATAAGCTTTTTGGCATCTATGTAGCAACCGCGGCTGCTATTATTATCAGTTTACTACAAGTAATCATCTACTGGATTAAACACCGTACGGTACCTAGTATACAACTTATTAGCTTAGTCCTCATCCTCTTCTTTGGGGGTGGCACGCTGTTATTGCATAATGAATTATTTATAAAATGGAAACCCACCGCCCTTTACTGGTTGCTCGCTTGCGGCGCATTGGTGACTCAATATTTTGGCAAAAAACCTTTAATTCAGCATCTGTTAGAAACTAATATTGTCCTACCCGCACACCTGTGGTCATCTTTAAATAGAAATTGGATCATCTTTTTCACCTTAATGGGTGGAATTAATTTATGGGTCGCTTATACTTTTGATACCAATACTTGGGTAAATTTTAAGTTATTTGGACTGTTGGGAATTACATTTATATTTATACTCGTGCAAGCTATTTATTTAGCGCGCTATATTCGATCCGATGAAAAAACATGA
- a CDS encoding L-threonylcarbamoyladenylate synthase, with protein MSQFLKIHPENPQLHLIRQAANMLMKEGVIVYPTDSAYALGCQLGNKKGIQRIRQIRQLKDQHCLTLLCRDISEMALFAQLENPIFRLIKANTPGPYTFLLPVTSHVPRYLVNAKRKTIGIRIPDNKIVHALLEMIDQPLVSTTLILPDSDLPLLEPEAICDILGKRIDLVIDGGFCGLEPTTVVDLSTNTPEIIRCGKGDVKPFQSI; from the coding sequence GTGAGCCAGTTTCTCAAGATCCATCCGGAAAATCCGCAGCTGCATTTAATACGGCAAGCGGCGAATATGTTGATGAAAGAAGGGGTTATTGTTTATCCGACGGACTCGGCTTATGCCTTAGGTTGTCAATTGGGTAATAAAAAAGGCATACAACGGATTAGACAGATACGACAGTTAAAAGACCAACATTGCTTGACTTTGCTATGTCGCGATATTTCGGAAATGGCGCTGTTTGCCCAATTAGAAAATCCTATTTTTCGTCTTATAAAAGCTAATACGCCGGGTCCTTACACCTTTTTATTACCCGTCACTTCACATGTCCCACGTTATTTAGTCAATGCTAAACGTAAAACCATCGGTATCAGAATTCCTGATAATAAAATTGTGCATGCGCTATTGGAGATGATCGATCAACCCTTAGTGAGTACTACGTTGATTTTGCCCGATTCGGATTTACCTTTGCTAGAACCTGAAGCCATCTGCGATATTTTAGGGAAGCGTATAGATTTAGTTATAGATGGAGGTTTTTGCGGCTTAGAGCCGACGACAGTCGTTGATTTATCCACCAATACACCAGAAATTATTCGTTGCGGGAAAGGGGACGTTAAACCTTTTCAATCTATTTGA
- the gltX gene encoding glutamate--tRNA ligase, with protein MKVRTRFAPSPTGYLHIGGVRTALYAWLYAKKQQGQFILRIEDTDTERSTAAATDVILQGLEWLGLDYDEGPIFQSQRLARYQEILEQLLNEGKAYRCYCSKERLAELREKQLAEHQKPRYDGYCRDRTSILPNQSYVVRFRNPLSGEVVVDDQVHGLVVFQNSELDDLIIARSDGSPTYNFTVVVDDNDMHITHVIRGDDHLNNTPRQINILLALGAHLPVYAHLPMILGSDGKKLSKRTGAANILEYRDQGYLADAVLNYLVKLGWSHGDQEIFSRSEMIDYFDLTHLNKAPAAINPDKLIWLNQHYLKSDDAKQIAQLLAKEFQRLNIYTQKGPDLIDVVLLQRERVKTLTEMAEKSNYFYLAPSLDKQAISEDIVGILRVLQDRLQMLSVWTDESIHHALIETATELSLKLGKVAQPLRYVMTGSNVSPPINATLRVLGKAEVLARLKRVLD; from the coding sequence ATGAAAGTTCGTACTCGTTTCGCACCCAGTCCTACCGGTTACTTGCATATCGGCGGTGTCAGAACAGCGCTGTATGCTTGGTTATACGCAAAAAAACAGCAAGGCCAATTTATTTTGCGTATAGAAGATACTGACACCGAACGATCGACCGCAGCAGCAACGGATGTTATTTTGCAAGGCTTAGAATGGTTAGGTTTGGATTATGACGAGGGTCCGATCTTTCAAAGTCAACGTTTAGCCCGTTACCAAGAAATCTTAGAACAATTGCTAAATGAAGGTAAGGCTTATCGTTGCTATTGTTCTAAAGAACGTTTAGCTGAATTACGCGAAAAGCAACTTGCCGAACATCAAAAACCCCGCTATGACGGTTATTGTCGGGATAGAACATCGATATTGCCCAATCAAAGTTATGTGGTGCGCTTTCGTAATCCTTTAAGCGGGGAAGTAGTTGTCGACGATCAAGTGCACGGGCTAGTTGTTTTTCAAAATAGTGAATTAGATGATCTCATTATTGCGCGTAGCGATGGTTCACCGACCTATAACTTTACCGTAGTCGTCGATGATAATGATATGCATATTACGCATGTGATCCGTGGCGATGATCATTTGAATAATACACCCAGGCAAATCAATATATTATTAGCATTAGGCGCACATTTGCCGGTATATGCGCATTTACCAATGATCCTAGGTAGTGATGGTAAAAAGCTTTCTAAAAGAACCGGTGCGGCCAATATTTTAGAATATCGGGATCAAGGTTATTTAGCCGACGCCGTTTTAAATTACTTGGTTAAATTAGGTTGGTCGCATGGCGATCAAGAAATTTTCTCCCGTTCAGAAATGATAGATTATTTTGACTTGACGCATTTAAATAAAGCACCGGCAGCGATTAATCCCGATAAACTCATTTGGTTAAATCAACATTATTTAAAAAGCGATGACGCAAAACAAATTGCTCAGTTATTAGCTAAAGAATTCCAACGGTTAAATATTTACACACAAAAAGGGCCAGACTTAATTGACGTGGTACTTTTGCAGCGTGAACGAGTCAAAACATTAACTGAGATGGCCGAGAAAAGTAATTACTTTTATTTAGCACCTAGCTTGGATAAACAAGCTATTTCAGAAGACATAGTGGGTATATTAAGAGTTTTGCAGGATCGATTGCAGATGCTAAGTGTTTGGACGGACGAATCGATACATCATGCATTAATCGAAACTGCTACTGAACTTTCTTTAAAATTGGGTAAAGTGGCTCAACCTTTACGTTATGTCATGACCGGCTCGAATGTATCACCGCCGATTAATGCGACATTACGCGTGTTAGGAAAAGCAGAAGTTTTAGCCAGGTTGAAACGTGTGCTAGATTGA
- a CDS encoding pentapeptide repeat-containing protein → MKNFNRTAIQLNLNSIDELQNYLQDNPPRTYHAISNGIVSTLSFPEPEPEIAAQLFKKFLVDLKLKDFKGWNLTTVNFAQIDTEISMKNNKSDDFPSVFSHLDFSEADLAGVQLSHLDFSGSNFTRARLKFANLSNVNLNGTSLVQTDFSGADLFNTSLGFAQGSKAKFKAANLINSSFHYGDFSEADFTRVNLTHSFFLNINLTGAYLVQADLSKTTFMWSVLQHAELFEAILTQADLSNCDLSAANLEGAYLMHVNLRNATLNHARLQEAVLMDSDLRYAKLNNSNLVGAKLENANLSGAQLNTADCQGSIFAGANLTKANLDASNLQHADLSRAILKGASLKYANLADANFRGANLEEVDLEGANITRMNLQGAHLQGVLLNGVDNFFIVSRFFEWENLKRANQEKYPIISSESQKSRGEDLAERCLPLPAHRSPPFNCEISWEAIENYAFRYRDTCDVKQIVVSSREFLWSLSEQDPPMQSLWLQLVDTLNISGPATDQAKVRSLIHYEKLAPLLLKPMQNLEMNARQLSNDPVHADSVSIPAADFSSIELLNTLRSVIDSDQANRLQFSFNTTLLNLNTISFQALDQIAPHPRYTISFDFLSNEIRAVLGIIQSISIYKWPSATQFIFSYHLKPGFSFNEQQMSWLRGILNTTQYSQLSERYLEIFKPCQTSCFNLTLVDRDVIRHTVVNLINPSIFAKPIENFTRNLTSILPNKTVLHFKDGMKLMLDDKKNRLGYAKSNQSVANIIQTYVDAAHRLNITLVIANHATRELITIGYKKQEAMQNDLVYKSHLFANGDEKNIMINSGTYKLNITQFPLPDVVLTARHQAAHSILDFRNLAQQIKQGFNTTLQVAVSTERNDLILKHTMLMSNQQDIPVISIRLQDALIDRAYKNLQIISNTAPTKIVGRGFNMHLQPFPLQLNATDEATYFVMTKKIEANTAILIPRTIDQHSFFRNGDDLVLTNAFSPLLEINRLCNVVLHNFYQESSKAITCSLEFINKKIILRAERAKIFNATETWSNALLQHKEDLYAAIYKDLPPMSYAVGPRVWPWGQPSRICYSRYRRSINLPAEAESSKREDYQLSGSNTGKHSSAKSVRERAYDFYDKYDQMKVKHAPKTDKNKPKKDISILQPKLASSYAERQPFTEKPIHMTPPSSKSIKYDHHIHKRGEISEKTTKKPSFEQVLARNTQSKNSRQFFSASHKRPTLSAPLRMAPMLMDKNYKQPFNAESSIKQPITHQYSGSHTKQPAISRVSAPIDVSSNLFAVHVLVKLANRGKYQPAHSSTTTTNYQKIERQSEKIQAKIYKEPRMERIEIKAQGFNLR, encoded by the coding sequence ATGAAAAATTTTAATCGTACAGCAATACAATTAAATTTAAATAGTATCGATGAACTTCAAAACTATTTACAAGATAATCCTCCGCGAACCTATCATGCAATCTCAAATGGAATAGTCTCTACCTTGTCATTTCCCGAGCCAGAGCCTGAGATAGCAGCACAATTGTTTAAAAAATTTTTGGTCGATTTGAAATTAAAAGACTTTAAAGGATGGAACCTTACTACGGTCAATTTTGCACAAATTGATACTGAAATTTCGATGAAAAATAATAAGTCCGATGATTTTCCTTCAGTATTTAGCCATTTAGATTTTTCCGAAGCAGATTTAGCAGGCGTACAATTAAGTCATTTAGATTTTTCTGGCTCAAATTTTACTCGAGCTAGGTTAAAATTCGCAAATTTATCAAATGTTAACTTAAATGGCACTAGTTTAGTACAAACAGATTTTTCTGGCGCAGACTTATTTAACACCTCGCTTGGTTTCGCACAAGGCAGTAAAGCGAAATTCAAAGCAGCAAATTTAATAAATTCTAGTTTTCACTATGGAGACTTCAGCGAAGCTGATTTTACACGCGTTAATTTAACCCATAGCTTTTTCCTGAATATAAACCTCACAGGTGCGTATTTAGTACAAGCCGATCTTTCTAAGACAACTTTCATGTGGAGCGTACTTCAGCATGCTGAGTTATTTGAGGCTATTTTGACTCAAGCAGACTTAAGCAATTGTGACCTTAGCGCTGCAAATTTAGAAGGTGCTTATTTAATGCATGTTAACTTACGCAATGCTACGCTAAACCATGCTAGGTTACAGGAAGCAGTATTGATGGATAGCGATTTACGCTATGCCAAACTCAATAACAGTAACTTAGTAGGAGCAAAGCTTGAAAACGCTAATTTATCGGGCGCCCAATTAAATACCGCAGATTGTCAAGGCAGTATATTCGCCGGTGCTAATTTAACAAAAGCAAATTTAGATGCGAGCAATTTACAACACGCTGATTTATCGAGAGCAATTTTAAAAGGCGCCTCCTTAAAGTACGCTAATTTGGCTGACGCTAACTTTAGAGGGGCTAATCTAGAGGAGGTTGATCTGGAAGGCGCCAATATAACCCGAATGAATTTACAAGGCGCTCATTTACAAGGTGTACTCCTCAATGGGGTCGACAATTTTTTTATTGTTTCTAGATTTTTTGAATGGGAGAATCTAAAAAGAGCTAATCAGGAAAAATATCCGATTATTAGTTCTGAGTCGCAAAAAAGTCGCGGAGAAGATTTAGCCGAACGATGCTTGCCCTTACCGGCTCATAGGAGTCCTCCTTTTAATTGCGAAATTTCCTGGGAAGCTATTGAGAACTATGCTTTCAGATACCGTGATACCTGCGATGTAAAGCAAATTGTTGTGAGTAGCAGGGAGTTTCTTTGGAGTCTTAGCGAGCAGGACCCACCCATGCAATCATTATGGTTGCAGCTAGTCGATACGCTTAATATTTCTGGCCCAGCAACTGATCAAGCTAAGGTACGTAGCCTAATCCATTATGAGAAGCTAGCGCCTTTACTGTTAAAACCGATGCAAAACCTAGAGATGAATGCACGGCAATTAAGCAATGATCCCGTGCATGCGGATAGCGTTTCTATTCCTGCCGCTGATTTTTCCAGTATCGAATTACTCAACACACTTAGATCGGTAATAGATAGTGACCAAGCGAATAGACTACAATTTTCATTTAACACGACACTTCTGAATTTAAATACGATTTCTTTTCAAGCTTTAGATCAAATCGCTCCCCACCCTCGCTATACTATAAGCTTTGATTTTCTATCCAATGAAATAAGAGCAGTGCTGGGTATAATTCAAAGTATTTCTATCTATAAATGGCCTTCAGCAACACAATTTATATTCTCCTATCACTTAAAACCAGGCTTCAGTTTTAACGAACAGCAAATGAGTTGGCTGCGTGGCATTCTCAATACGACGCAATATTCACAACTTTCGGAGCGTTATCTTGAAATTTTCAAGCCTTGCCAAACCAGCTGCTTTAATCTCACCTTAGTGGACAGGGACGTCATACGCCACACAGTTGTCAATCTCATTAACCCATCTATTTTTGCTAAACCGATAGAAAATTTCACTCGAAATTTAACATCAATTTTGCCCAATAAGACCGTTCTTCATTTCAAAGATGGTATGAAATTGATGCTTGATGATAAAAAAAATAGGCTTGGTTATGCTAAAAGTAATCAGTCGGTAGCAAATATTATCCAGACCTATGTTGATGCAGCACACCGTCTTAATATAACTTTGGTCATCGCTAACCATGCAACGCGTGAGCTGATCACGATAGGGTATAAGAAACAGGAAGCCATGCAGAACGATCTCGTTTATAAAAGTCATCTGTTTGCTAATGGTGATGAAAAAAACATTATGATCAATTCAGGGACTTATAAATTAAATATTACGCAGTTCCCTTTACCCGACGTGGTTCTGACTGCGCGTCATCAAGCGGCGCATAGTATTTTAGATTTTCGAAACTTAGCTCAGCAAATTAAACAAGGCTTTAATACAACGCTACAGGTTGCAGTATCGACTGAAAGGAACGATTTGATACTTAAGCATACGATGTTAATGTCTAATCAACAAGATATCCCAGTCATTTCTATTCGCTTGCAAGATGCATTGATTGATCGTGCCTATAAAAATCTGCAGATTATTTCCAATACGGCACCTACAAAAATAGTCGGTCGTGGTTTTAACATGCACTTGCAGCCTTTTCCTTTACAACTTAATGCGACCGATGAGGCTACTTATTTCGTAATGACTAAAAAGATAGAAGCAAATACCGCTATTTTAATACCCAGAACTATCGATCAGCATTCTTTTTTTCGTAATGGAGATGATCTGGTATTGACTAATGCATTCAGTCCGCTTTTAGAAATAAATAGACTTTGCAATGTTGTGTTACATAACTTTTATCAAGAATCTTCTAAAGCGATCACTTGCTCACTGGAGTTTATTAACAAAAAGATAATTCTCCGAGCAGAGCGAGCAAAAATCTTTAATGCAACGGAAACTTGGAGCAATGCATTACTCCAGCATAAAGAAGACTTATATGCGGCTATCTACAAAGATTTACCTCCCATGTCCTATGCTGTTGGCCCGCGAGTATGGCCATGGGGACAGCCAAGCCGGATTTGTTATAGTCGATATCGTCGTTCCATTAATTTGCCGGCAGAGGCGGAATCTAGCAAGCGTGAGGATTACCAATTGAGTGGCAGCAACACCGGTAAACATTCAAGTGCGAAGAGTGTACGGGAGAGGGCGTATGACTTTTACGATAAGTATGATCAAATGAAAGTAAAACATGCACCTAAAACAGATAAAAATAAACCTAAGAAAGATATATCGATATTGCAACCTAAACTAGCTTCAAGCTACGCCGAGCGTCAACCATTTACCGAAAAACCAATCCACATGACTCCTCCCAGTAGCAAATCTATAAAATATGATCATCATATACATAAAAGAGGCGAGATATCAGAAAAAACGACTAAAAAACCAAGCTTTGAGCAAGTGCTTGCTCGTAATACTCAATCGAAAAATAGCCGACAATTTTTTTCTGCATCACACAAAAGACCGACGCTATCTGCTCCGCTTCGGATGGCTCCCATGTTAATGGATAAAAATTATAAACAGCCGTTTAACGCTGAAAGTTCCATAAAACAGCCTATCACTCATCAATACAGCGGATCTCATACGAAACAGCCAGCGATATCTCGAGTGTCAGCGCCCATCGACGTATCGAGTAATTTATTTGCCGTGCATGTATTGGTTAAGCTGGCTAATCGAGGAAAATACCAACCTGCACACTCTTCCACAACAACAACAAACTATCAAAAAATAGAAAGACAAAGCGAAAAAATACAAGCTAAGATTTATAAAGAGCCTCGTATGGAAAGAATAGAAATAAAAGCGCAGGGTTTTAATTTAAGATAG
- a CDS encoding HAD family acid phosphatase has translation MLIIGLLLCVHPQHKKMIPSSNRSNGIAIPRKKKASYRQVYNIGSAYIKQWVQQYHPKAKTWGVVLDIDETTLDNSWYFYQCGNLVANPADFSHFVTIPQKSQALPGVVAFTQLVHQLGGYVSLISNRDGSYIDQSGITALEATIQNLKQQQVSFDQVILANNKKSQHPSDKNPRFNAVIHGCYDANEMVWSNKLPPHQVIAYFGDNIQDFPRFKQATAYALPDDTQQYANFGHSYFILPNPLYGSWQANPSR, from the coding sequence TTGCTAATAATCGGTTTGTTATTGTGTGTGCACCCACAACACAAAAAAATGATACCATCCAGCAATCGATCAAATGGTATCGCGATTCCGCGGAAAAAAAAAGCCAGTTATCGGCAGGTATATAACATTGGATCTGCTTATATCAAACAATGGGTACAACAGTATCATCCTAAAGCCAAAACTTGGGGAGTGGTGTTAGATATTGATGAAACAACCTTGGATAACTCCTGGTATTTCTATCAATGTGGCAATTTAGTTGCAAATCCGGCAGATTTTTCGCATTTTGTGACAATACCGCAAAAATCGCAGGCATTACCGGGTGTGGTTGCGTTTACACAGTTGGTTCATCAATTAGGCGGTTATGTGAGTTTAATTTCTAATCGCGATGGTTCCTACATCGATCAATCTGGAATTACTGCGCTCGAGGCCACTATTCAGAATTTAAAACAACAACAGGTTTCGTTTGATCAAGTTATTTTAGCGAATAATAAAAAATCACAACATCCATCCGATAAAAATCCGCGCTTTAATGCAGTCATACATGGTTGTTACGATGCGAATGAAATGGTATGGTCTAATAAATTACCGCCGCATCAAGTGATTGCTTATTTTGGCGATAACATCCAAGATTTTCCGCGCTTTAAACAAGCGACAGCTTATGCACTGCCGGACGATACACAACAATACGCTAATTTTGGTCACAGTTATTTTATTTTACCGAATCCTTTATATGGAAGTTGGCAAGCTAATCCATCTCGTTAG